A region of Reichenbachiella carrageenanivorans DNA encodes the following proteins:
- a CDS encoding ABC-F family ATP-binding cassette domain-containing protein translates to MISINNLSYYLGSRALFENASLHIKPKDKIGLIGLNGTGKSTLLKLIIGQLQKDSGDISMSKDCSIGFLNQDLLSFQSDDSILSVAMEAFSDVTKIQHRIDKILHKMETDYEDKLVEKLARLQEEFEAKDGYVLQSKAEEVLEGIGFRTEDLQRPLREFSGGWRMRVILAKLLLEKPSILMLDEPTNHLDLPSIQWIENYLKSYEGAVIVVSHDRQFLNNTINKIVEVSGQTLTPYPGNYDNYLEEKELRNELQKNAFENQQAKIRQTERFVERFRAKATKARQVQSRVKALERMDKIDDVIEENAAVNFKFNFSKQSGRHVATLDQVSKSYPDIDILKKASGQIERGDKIALIGANGKGKSTLLRIIDGDENVEGKASMGFNVNPSFFAQHQLESLNVENEILEELKQFGSGKSEQELRGVLGCFLFSDEDVFKKIKVLSGGEKSRVALAKTLISEANFLLLDEPTNHLDIQSVNILIQALQQYQGSFILVSHDRYFVTQVANKIWWIEDQQIKEYPGTYEEYTYWCEKNNKPKDAFKPTVVKEEKPKKEKKQKEIDEDLKELTKLKKELTKVESDLEKLEAKKTELEAEMADPTNFNDAEKLDKLNQTYESNSQTLANKDQEWETIAEKIEELEG, encoded by the coding sequence ATGATTTCTATCAATAATTTATCTTATTATCTGGGCAGCAGAGCCCTTTTTGAAAATGCCTCACTACATATCAAACCTAAAGACAAGATTGGTTTGATTGGACTTAACGGTACGGGCAAGTCTACTTTATTGAAATTAATCATAGGCCAACTCCAAAAAGACAGTGGAGACATTAGTATGTCTAAAGACTGCTCCATCGGTTTTTTAAATCAGGATTTGCTTTCCTTTCAGTCGGACGATTCTATCCTATCGGTAGCGATGGAAGCCTTTTCTGACGTCACCAAGATCCAACATCGAATTGATAAAATCCTACACAAGATGGAGACTGACTACGAGGACAAACTCGTAGAGAAACTAGCTAGACTACAAGAAGAATTTGAAGCCAAGGATGGCTATGTACTCCAAAGCAAAGCCGAAGAGGTACTAGAAGGAATTGGTTTTAGAACAGAGGATCTACAGCGTCCGCTAAGAGAATTTTCTGGTGGATGGCGTATGCGAGTGATTCTAGCCAAATTGCTTTTAGAAAAACCATCGATTCTCATGCTCGATGAGCCGACCAACCACTTAGATTTACCTTCTATTCAATGGATAGAAAACTACCTAAAATCCTACGAAGGCGCCGTGATTGTGGTCTCTCACGACAGACAGTTTCTGAATAACACGATCAACAAAATTGTAGAAGTGAGTGGGCAGACACTGACCCCCTATCCAGGCAATTATGACAATTACTTAGAAGAAAAAGAGCTTCGGAATGAATTGCAAAAAAACGCATTTGAAAACCAACAAGCTAAAATAAGACAGACCGAACGGTTTGTAGAACGATTTCGTGCCAAGGCGACCAAAGCCCGCCAAGTACAGTCCAGGGTAAAAGCCCTTGAAAGGATGGACAAAATCGATGATGTAATCGAAGAAAATGCAGCGGTCAATTTCAAATTCAACTTCAGCAAACAGTCTGGTCGTCATGTGGCCACGCTGGATCAAGTATCCAAGTCTTACCCAGACATAGACATTCTAAAAAAAGCTAGCGGACAGATAGAGAGAGGCGACAAAATCGCCTTGATCGGAGCCAATGGCAAAGGCAAATCCACCCTCCTGCGGATCATCGACGGAGACGAAAACGTAGAAGGCAAAGCCTCAATGGGTTTCAATGTAAACCCATCCTTTTTTGCCCAACATCAGCTAGAATCACTCAATGTAGAAAACGAAATACTTGAAGAACTCAAGCAATTTGGATCTGGCAAATCTGAGCAAGAGCTTCGTGGTGTATTGGGTTGTTTTTTGTTTTCGGACGAAGATGTATTTAAAAAAATAAAAGTGCTTTCTGGAGGGGAAAAATCTAGAGTGGCTTTGGCCAAAACCCTGATATCTGAAGCCAACTTTCTCTTGCTAGATGAGCCCACCAACCACTTGGACATTCAGTCGGTCAACATCCTGATTCAGGCTTTGCAGCAATACCAAGGGTCTTTCATCTTGGTATCTCACGACAGGTACTTCGTCACACAAGTAGCCAACAAAATCTGGTGGATCGAAGATCAGCAGATCAAAGAATATCCTGGCACCTACGAAGAGTATACCTACTGGTGTGAAAAAAATAACAAACCAAAAGATGCTTTCAAACCAACGGTAGTCAAAGAAGAAAAACCAAAGAAAGAGAAAAAGCAAAAAGAAATCGACGAAGATCTAAAGGAACTAACCAAACTCAAAAAGGAACTGACAAAAGTCGAATCCGATCTAGAGAAGCTAGAAGCTAAAAAAACTGAATTAGAAGCTGAAATGGCCGATCCTACCAACTTCAACGACGCCGAGAAGCTAGACAAACTCAATCAGACCTACGAATCCAACAGCCAAACCCTAGCCAACAAAGACCAAGAATGGGAAACGATCGCAGAAAAAATCGAAGAGCTAGAAGGATAG